In the genome of Streptomyces collinus, one region contains:
- a CDS encoding PP2C family protein-serine/threonine phosphatase, with protein sequence MASGRERRAEADTFTARLKKQWHRVRVGVRRAAVDYFRGNGSDWIALAGLLLMVPVIASATLANSVWFSPAALVLPVVVGGLLLRPASLLGLYAAAATALIVESVQLGPYTEGPSRVTPGVVLVVAACGFFGLLLAQFRSRVGVPWRRGGTMLFDLRERIRVQSKLPDLPNGWHREMALRPAGGQSFSGDFVVAARTNGGRTLEVVLTDVSGKGMDAGSRALLLSGAFGGLLGSLPPHAFLPAANGYLLRQDWDEGFATSIHLVLDLDSGDYELYSAGHPPGLQLSAGTGRWEEKAAEGPLLGVYDGAQFDPVKGSLRPGDVLMLFTDGLVETADRDIVEGIDRLTGEADRYVAGGFHGAAWHLIEAVAKDVNDDRALLLICREGPTATVPR encoded by the coding sequence ATGGCATCAGGACGAGAGCGGCGTGCGGAAGCCGATACGTTCACGGCCCGGTTGAAGAAGCAGTGGCACCGGGTCCGCGTCGGCGTGCGCCGCGCCGCCGTGGACTACTTCCGCGGCAACGGCTCGGACTGGATCGCCCTGGCCGGTCTGCTCCTGATGGTTCCCGTGATCGCGTCGGCCACGCTGGCGAACTCGGTGTGGTTCTCACCGGCCGCGCTGGTCCTGCCCGTCGTGGTGGGCGGTCTGCTGCTGCGCCCGGCGAGCCTGCTGGGCCTGTACGCGGCGGCGGCCACGGCACTGATCGTGGAGTCGGTGCAGCTCGGCCCGTACACGGAGGGCCCGTCGCGGGTCACCCCGGGCGTCGTGCTCGTGGTCGCGGCCTGCGGCTTCTTCGGGCTGCTCCTCGCTCAGTTCCGCAGCCGGGTCGGTGTGCCCTGGCGGCGCGGCGGCACCATGCTCTTCGACCTGCGTGAACGCATCCGGGTGCAGAGCAAGCTGCCCGATCTGCCGAACGGCTGGCACCGGGAGATGGCCCTGCGCCCGGCGGGCGGTCAGTCGTTCTCGGGCGACTTCGTGGTGGCGGCCCGTACCAACGGCGGCCGCACGCTCGAAGTCGTCCTCACCGACGTCTCCGGCAAGGGCATGGACGCGGGCTCCCGCGCCCTGCTGCTGTCCGGCGCGTTCGGCGGCCTGCTCGGCTCGCTCCCCCCGCACGCCTTCCTCCCGGCCGCCAACGGCTACCTCCTGCGCCAGGACTGGGACGAGGGCTTCGCCACCTCCATCCACCTGGTCCTCGATCTGGACTCCGGCGACTACGAGCTCTACTCCGCGGGCCACCCGCCGGGCCTCCAGCTCAGCGCCGGCACCGGCCGCTGGGAGGAGAAGGCGGCCGAGGGCCCGCTCCTCGGGGTGTACGACGGCGCCCAGTTCGACCCAGTGAAGGGTTCGCTGCGGCCGGGCGATGTGCTGATGCTGTTCACGGACGGCCTGGTGGAGACCGCCGACCGAGACATCGTCGAGGGCATCGACCGCCTCACCGGCGAGGCCGACCGCTATGTGGCCGGCGGCTTCCACGGCGCCGCCTGGCATCTCATCGAGGCCGTGGCCAAGGACGTCAACGACGACCGGGCCCTGCTGCTGATCTGCCGAGAGGGCCCGACGGCCACCGTTCCCCGCTGA
- a CDS encoding GNAT family N-acetyltransferase, with amino-acid sequence MATDATGSAPGLRVLRRDDWDKWYDTLIRGFGGVPESTEERELWNSLTEIDRSLGAWDGDECVGTAGVFSFRLTVPGGASVPAAGVTMVSVAATHRRRGVLTSMMRRQLDDVRASGEPLAVLTASEPAIYGRFGYEAATFHLNAEIDTTRVRLTSLPAGTDDVRVRYAVPADVLDSCEAVYARLVPSRPGMLARQPGWERLELLDPESDREGASPLQCVLAERDGETVGYARFRVKPDWDAAGPDGTVILQSLAALDPAADAALWRFLFGIDLTSSLVVRRRGRPVDEGWRHWVSDIRRCRPQLLDSLYLRPVDLGAALEARTYQAPVDVVFEVEDAFCPWNSGRWRLRGDAKGASCERTADAADLALSIRELGAAYLGGVSLASLAAAGRVREVRQGALAEASLGFGTAVAPWLPHGF; translated from the coding sequence ATGGCGACTGACGCGACCGGCTCCGCGCCCGGCCTTCGGGTACTTCGGCGTGATGATTGGGACAAGTGGTACGACACTCTCATCCGGGGCTTCGGAGGGGTGCCGGAGTCCACCGAGGAGCGGGAGTTGTGGAACTCGCTGACCGAGATCGACCGTTCCCTCGGCGCCTGGGACGGCGACGAGTGCGTGGGGACGGCCGGGGTGTTCAGCTTCCGGCTCACGGTGCCCGGCGGCGCCTCGGTACCGGCCGCGGGCGTCACCATGGTCAGCGTGGCCGCCACCCATCGCCGGCGCGGGGTGCTGACCTCGATGATGCGGCGGCAACTGGACGACGTCCGGGCCTCGGGTGAGCCGCTGGCCGTGCTGACGGCCTCCGAACCGGCGATCTACGGCCGGTTCGGATACGAGGCCGCCACCTTCCACTTGAACGCCGAGATCGACACGACCCGGGTGCGGCTCACGTCGCTGCCGGCGGGCACGGATGACGTGCGGGTGCGGTACGCGGTTCCCGCCGATGTACTCGACTCGTGCGAGGCGGTGTACGCCCGGCTGGTCCCGTCGCGGCCGGGGATGCTGGCACGGCAGCCCGGCTGGGAGCGGCTCGAGTTGCTCGACCCGGAGAGCGACCGGGAAGGAGCGTCGCCCCTGCAGTGCGTCCTCGCCGAGCGGGACGGCGAGACGGTCGGGTACGCGCGCTTCCGCGTCAAACCGGACTGGGATGCCGCCGGGCCCGACGGCACGGTGATCCTACAGAGCCTGGCCGCGCTGGACCCCGCCGCGGACGCGGCGCTGTGGCGGTTCCTGTTCGGCATCGACCTGACGTCGTCGCTGGTGGTGCGGAGGCGGGGCCGGCCGGTGGACGAGGGGTGGCGGCACTGGGTGTCCGACATCCGGCGGTGCCGGCCGCAGCTGCTGGATTCGCTGTACCTGCGGCCGGTGGACCTGGGGGCCGCACTGGAGGCGCGGACGTATCAGGCGCCGGTGGATGTGGTGTTCGAGGTGGAGGACGCGTTCTGCCCCTGGAACTCCGGGCGTTGGCGGCTCAGAGGGGATGCGAAGGGGGCGTCCTGCGAGCGTACGGCGGATGCGGCGGATCTCGCTTTGTCCATAAGGGAGTTGGGGGCCGCGTACCTCGGGGGTGTGTCGCTGGCCTCGTTGGCGGCGGCCGGGCGGGTGCGGGAGGTACGGCAGGGGGCGCTGGCGGAGGCCTCCCTGGGGTTCGGGACCGCCGTGGCTCCGTGGTTGCCGCACGGCTTCTGA
- a CDS encoding Fpg/Nei family DNA glycosylase, whose amino-acid sequence MPEGHTIHRLSQDYAAAFLGTKPRTTSPQGKFTPAADLLTGTELTHTEAHGKHLFLGFRDTDWIHIHLGLFGKVTFGPAPEPPPTDTVRLRLANDTAYVDLRGPTTCALITPPEKQAIHDRLGPDPLRGDADPDTAYRRITRSRTTIAALLMDQKVIAGVGNVYRAEVLFRHRIDPYRPGKDITPTEWHAIWSDLVDLMHEGVRNNRIDTVRPEHTPEAMGRPPRVDDHGGEVYVYRRAGLPCHICDGEIRTADLAARNLFWCPSCQCP is encoded by the coding sequence GTGCCGGAAGGCCACACCATCCACCGCCTGTCCCAGGACTACGCGGCCGCCTTCCTCGGCACAAAGCCCCGCACCACCAGCCCCCAGGGCAAGTTCACCCCCGCCGCCGACCTCCTCACCGGCACGGAACTCACCCACACGGAAGCCCACGGCAAACACCTCTTCCTCGGCTTCCGTGACACCGACTGGATCCACATCCACCTGGGCCTCTTCGGCAAGGTCACCTTCGGCCCGGCCCCGGAACCGCCCCCCACCGACACCGTCCGCCTCCGCCTGGCGAACGACACCGCCTACGTGGACCTCCGAGGCCCCACCACCTGCGCCCTCATCACACCCCCCGAGAAGCAGGCGATACACGACCGCCTCGGCCCGGACCCCCTCCGCGGCGACGCCGACCCGGACACCGCGTACCGCCGTATCACCCGCAGCCGTACGACGATCGCCGCCCTCCTCATGGACCAGAAGGTCATCGCCGGCGTCGGGAACGTGTACCGCGCGGAGGTCCTCTTCCGGCACCGCATCGACCCGTACCGTCCCGGCAAGGACATCACCCCCACCGAGTGGCACGCGATCTGGAGCGACCTCGTCGACCTCATGCACGAAGGCGTCCGCAACAACCGCATCGACACCGTCCGCCCGGAGCACACCCCCGAGGCGATGGGCCGCCCGCCCCGCGTGGACGACCACGGCGGCGAGGTGTATGTCTACCGCAGGGCCGGCCTGCCCTGCCACATCTGCGACGGCGAGATCCGCACCGCCGACCTCGCCGCCCGCAACCTCTTCTGGTGCCCGTCCTGCCAATGCCCCTGA
- a CDS encoding ribose-5-phosphate isomerase yields the protein MRVYLGSDHAGYELKNHLVEWLKQAGHDPVDCGPHIYDAQDDYPPFCLRAAERTAADPDALGVVIGGSGNGEQIAANKVKGVRAALAWSEETASLGRQHNNANVVAVGARMHSQDEATKFVETFLGTPFSGDERHIRRIDMLSAYETTGDLPPIPPHHPQQ from the coding sequence ATGCGCGTGTACCTCGGCTCGGACCATGCGGGCTACGAACTCAAGAACCACCTCGTCGAGTGGCTGAAGCAGGCGGGTCACGACCCCGTCGACTGCGGCCCGCACATCTACGACGCCCAGGACGACTACCCGCCCTTCTGCCTCCGCGCAGCGGAGCGCACGGCCGCGGACCCCGACGCCCTCGGTGTCGTCATCGGCGGCTCGGGCAACGGCGAGCAGATCGCCGCGAACAAGGTCAAGGGCGTCCGTGCGGCCCTCGCCTGGAGCGAGGAGACGGCGTCCCTGGGCCGTCAGCACAACAATGCGAACGTCGTCGCGGTGGGCGCGCGCATGCACTCGCAGGACGAGGCGACGAAGTTCGTGGAGACGTTCCTCGGCACGCCGTTCTCCGGTGACGAACGTCACATCCGCCGGATCGACATGCTGTCCGCCTACGAAACGACCGGCGACCTGCCCCCGATCCCGCCGCACCACCCGCAGCAGTAG
- a CDS encoding amino acid permease, which yields MTSQPTMNKTGNEPGGPGEPGAEGSGLQAGLKNRHLSMIAIGGVIGAGLFVGSSSGIATAGPGILLSYALVGTLVVLVMRMLGEMSAANPTSGSFSAHADRALGSWAGFSIGWLYWFFWVVVLAVEATAGAVILEGWIPAVPQWGWALIVMVVLTATNLVSVGSYGEFEFWFAGIKVVAIAAFIVIGGLAVFGLLPGVDSEQAGLGNLTEHGGFLPNGAGAILTGVLLVVFSFMGSEIATLAAGESENPQQAVTKATNSIIWRVAVFYLGSIAVVVCLLPWDSKAIAKDGSYVAALDSLGIAHAGQIMNFIVLTSVLSCLNSGLYTASRMAFSLGQRGDAPKAFARTTSNGVPRTAILASVAFGFVAVFFNYKFPDSVFLFLVNSSGAVALFVWLVICFSQLRMRKIIKAEAPEKLVVKMWLYPYLTWATAGLIVFILGYMLTDTEHDGRQTILLSLLVAAVVLVIAFVKKGVRGGRPAADAPQAQGEERSEVSAG from the coding sequence ATGACCTCGCAGCCGACCATGAACAAGACCGGAAACGAACCCGGAGGGCCCGGAGAACCCGGAGCCGAGGGCTCCGGGCTGCAGGCCGGGCTCAAGAACCGGCATCTTTCGATGATCGCCATCGGCGGTGTCATCGGCGCCGGACTCTTCGTCGGGTCCAGCTCCGGTATCGCCACCGCCGGGCCCGGCATCCTGCTGTCGTACGCCCTCGTCGGCACGCTCGTGGTGCTGGTGATGCGGATGCTCGGTGAGATGTCGGCCGCCAACCCGACCTCGGGTTCCTTCTCCGCGCACGCCGACCGGGCCCTCGGGTCCTGGGCCGGTTTCTCCATCGGCTGGCTGTACTGGTTCTTCTGGGTCGTGGTGCTGGCGGTCGAAGCGACCGCCGGTGCCGTGATCCTGGAGGGGTGGATCCCGGCCGTGCCCCAGTGGGGCTGGGCCCTGATCGTGATGGTGGTGCTGACCGCCACCAACCTGGTCTCCGTCGGCTCCTACGGCGAGTTCGAGTTCTGGTTCGCGGGCATCAAGGTCGTCGCCATCGCCGCGTTCATCGTCATCGGCGGGCTGGCCGTCTTCGGGCTGCTGCCCGGTGTGGACAGTGAGCAGGCCGGGCTGGGCAACCTCACCGAGCACGGCGGCTTCCTGCCCAACGGGGCCGGCGCCATCCTCACCGGTGTGCTGCTCGTCGTCTTCTCCTTCATGGGCAGCGAGATCGCGACCCTGGCCGCCGGTGAGTCCGAGAACCCGCAGCAGGCCGTCACCAAGGCCACCAACAGCATCATCTGGCGTGTCGCCGTCTTCTACCTCGGCTCGATCGCCGTCGTCGTGTGCCTGCTTCCGTGGGACAGCAAGGCCATCGCCAAGGACGGCTCCTACGTCGCCGCGCTCGACTCCCTCGGCATCGCGCACGCCGGTCAGATCATGAACTTCATCGTGCTGACCTCGGTGCTGTCCTGTCTGAACTCCGGCCTGTACACCGCCTCCCGCATGGCCTTCTCCCTCGGCCAGCGCGGCGACGCTCCGAAGGCCTTCGCCCGCACGACCTCCAACGGTGTGCCGCGCACGGCGATCCTCGCCTCCGTCGCCTTCGGCTTCGTGGCCGTCTTCTTCAACTACAAGTTCCCGGACTCCGTCTTCCTGTTCCTGGTGAACTCCAGTGGTGCGGTCGCGCTGTTCGTGTGGCTGGTGATCTGCTTCTCCCAGCTGCGCATGCGGAAGATCATCAAGGCCGAGGCGCCCGAGAAGCTCGTCGTGAAGATGTGGCTGTACCCGTACCTGACCTGGGCGACCGCCGGGCTGATCGTGTTCATCCTCGGCTACATGCTCACCGACACCGAGCACGACGGGCGCCAGACCATCCTGCTGTCGCTGCTCGTCGCCGCGGTGGTGCTCGTCATCGCCTTCGTGAAGAAGGGAGTGCGCGGGGGCCGGCCGGCCGCCGATGCCCCGCAGGCTCAGGGTGAGGAGCGCAGCGAGGTGTCGGCCGGCTGA
- a CDS encoding serine/threonine-protein kinase, whose protein sequence is MGRVWRAADEILDRPVAVKEMRIDGLDAEDSRTRRERTLREARATARIDHPNVVRVYDVVDEGERLWIVMELVAGRSLERILTEAGPLSPGETARIGLGLVAALRQVHERGVLHRDIKPGNVLVEPADGVAGSGRGDGTGSGRGGRIVLTDFGIAAIQDAKALTMVGMLVGSPDYMAPERISGRPQGPPSDIWSLGATLCAALGGRSPFSRDTTLATLHAVLYEEPELPAAAGPLRDILTSLLAKEPSARPDLDALETALRPVAFPVPTPTVTVTVGVGPGEAEPERVREPEPERRREAGPEPKSETDEESPPPLWPPAAPDLETTLGVRQPAPQPHSLSQPQSWAPLPTPPQESTQEAPHESPTPAYLPAPRDPRRPAPAPGPHLHPAPTTPTETSTPTETSAKSRGPVSLTRAQAETERRPHPAPTPMPPGELPGPAVPAAPGARPRHGAGRRRTALTAAAATLATAGTVVGILLATSAGSPGDDDTPRAGSSASAPANHGGSTTAPSPTVEGTARPQTLPPGTHREAGGFAWATPDGWRRDVKTGAEVHYTSPDGTQELVGKSSLARGDLLETWQTSERNAHQGQDYRKIRLEETTFRGHPAVVWEYTFTLKGVHWHARLLGFNVTGKSYQVNTWYDAGAEQEALVIYEKVRDSFTVL, encoded by the coding sequence ATGGGGCGGGTGTGGCGAGCCGCCGACGAAATACTCGACCGGCCGGTCGCCGTCAAGGAAATGCGGATTGACGGTCTCGACGCGGAGGACAGCAGGACCCGCCGCGAACGCACCCTGCGCGAGGCCAGGGCCACGGCCCGGATCGACCACCCCAACGTCGTACGGGTCTACGACGTGGTCGACGAGGGCGAACGCCTGTGGATCGTCATGGAGTTGGTCGCGGGCCGCTCCCTCGAACGGATCCTCACGGAGGCGGGCCCGCTGAGCCCCGGCGAGACGGCCCGCATCGGACTCGGACTGGTCGCGGCGCTGCGGCAGGTGCATGAACGGGGCGTACTGCACCGCGACATCAAGCCCGGCAACGTACTCGTGGAGCCCGCGGACGGGGTGGCCGGATCCGGGCGCGGCGACGGCACCGGTTCCGGCCGCGGAGGGCGGATCGTCCTCACGGACTTCGGGATCGCCGCGATCCAGGACGCCAAGGCGCTCACGATGGTCGGCATGCTGGTCGGCTCGCCCGACTACATGGCCCCCGAGCGCATCTCCGGCCGCCCCCAGGGCCCGCCGTCCGACATCTGGTCCCTGGGTGCGACCCTCTGCGCGGCCCTGGGCGGCCGCTCCCCGTTCTCCCGCGACACCACGCTCGCGACACTGCACGCGGTCCTGTACGAGGAGCCGGAACTCCCTGCCGCGGCAGGCCCGTTGCGGGACATCCTGACGTCCCTGCTCGCGAAGGAGCCGTCGGCCCGCCCGGACCTGGACGCGCTGGAGACGGCACTGCGACCGGTGGCGTTCCCGGTCCCGACACCGACGGTCACGGTGACGGTCGGGGTGGGACCGGGGGAGGCGGAGCCGGAGCGGGTACGGGAGCCGGAGCCGGAACGCCGGCGGGAGGCGGGGCCGGAGCCGAAGTCCGAGACGGACGAGGAGTCCCCACCGCCCCTGTGGCCACCGGCTGCGCCTGATCTGGAAACCACCCTCGGCGTGCGGCAACCGGCCCCGCAGCCGCACTCGCTGTCGCAGCCGCAGTCGTGGGCACCTCTGCCCACGCCCCCGCAGGAATCCACGCAAGAAGCCCCGCATGAATCACCGACCCCCGCCTACCTCCCGGCACCCAGGGACCCCCGCCGGCCCGCCCCCGCCCCGGGCCCGCACCTCCACCCCGCACCCACCACACCCACGGAGACGTCCACACCCACGGAGACGTCCGCGAAGTCCCGGGGCCCGGTCTCCCTCACCCGCGCACAGGCGGAGACCGAGCGCCGCCCCCACCCCGCACCCACGCCGATGCCGCCGGGTGAACTCCCCGGACCGGCCGTCCCGGCCGCGCCCGGCGCGCGTCCCCGGCACGGCGCGGGCCGCCGTCGTACGGCGCTCACCGCCGCGGCAGCCACCCTCGCCACCGCCGGCACCGTCGTCGGCATCCTGCTGGCGACGTCAGCGGGCTCACCGGGAGACGACGACACTCCCCGCGCCGGATCCTCCGCGTCCGCGCCGGCCAACCATGGCGGCAGCACCACCGCCCCCTCACCCACCGTCGAGGGCACCGCGAGGCCGCAGACCCTGCCGCCCGGCACACACCGGGAGGCGGGCGGGTTCGCGTGGGCGACGCCGGACGGCTGGCGGCGGGACGTGAAGACGGGCGCGGAGGTGCACTACACCTCCCCGGACGGCACCCAGGAACTGGTCGGCAAGTCCTCCCTGGCCCGCGGCGACCTGCTGGAGACCTGGCAGACCTCGGAGCGCAACGCCCACCAGGGCCAGGACTACCGCAAGATCCGCCTGGAGGAGACCACGTTCCGCGGCCACCCGGCGGTGGTCTGGGAGTACACGTTCACGCTGAAGGGCGTCCACTGGCACGCCCGGCTGCTCGGCTTCAACGTGACCGGCAAGTCGTACCAGGTCAACACGTGGTACGACGCCGGGGCCGAACAGGAGGCACTCGTCATCTACGAGAAGGTCAGGGACAGTTTCACGGTGCTGTGA
- a CDS encoding biotin transporter BioY, translating into MSTAAATPASTGQVLADLLPASRVRDAALVLGGAALTGLAAQISVPVPGSPVPVTGQTFAALLVGTSLGAGRGFMALALYAVAGIAGVPWFAQGTSGVAPSFGYILGMILASTVVGALARRGADRSVLRMAGTMLVGEAIIYAIGVPYLALATGMSATAAIAAGLTPFLIGDALKAALAMGALPTAWKFANKR; encoded by the coding sequence ATGAGCACCGCTGCCGCCACACCCGCCAGCACCGGGCAGGTCCTCGCCGACCTGCTCCCCGCATCCCGAGTCCGGGACGCGGCCCTCGTGCTCGGCGGCGCCGCGCTCACCGGCCTCGCCGCCCAGATCTCCGTGCCCGTGCCGGGCTCCCCGGTGCCGGTGACGGGCCAGACCTTCGCCGCGCTGCTCGTCGGCACGTCCCTCGGCGCCGGCCGCGGCTTCATGGCGCTCGCACTGTACGCCGTGGCGGGCATCGCGGGCGTGCCGTGGTTCGCGCAGGGCACCTCGGGCGTCGCCCCCTCCTTCGGCTACATCCTCGGCATGATCCTCGCCTCCACCGTCGTCGGCGCCCTGGCCCGCCGCGGCGCCGACCGCTCGGTGCTGCGCATGGCCGGCACGATGCTGGTGGGCGAGGCGATCATCTACGCCATCGGCGTGCCCTACCTGGCCCTCGCCACCGGCATGTCCGCCACCGCCGCGATCGCGGCCGGCCTCACGCCGTTCCTCATCGGCGACGCGCTGAAGGCGGCGCTGGCGATGGGCGCCCTGCCGACGGCCTGGAAGTTCGCGAACAAGCGCTGA
- a CDS encoding ROK family protein: MPRTAAPLLTSPIPRVADSDRRRTSASVVLRSVLEHGPVARSTIARLTGLSPASVTDYCARFAELGLIRESAVPRRSKGVGRPHLPVDLDDSRFVVGGVHVAVPYTTVALLDLRGRVLARSEVKHGRAQPAQVLARAADTLAALLAGAPGSRALGVGFAAGGWVDRDSGTVVEHPLLGWREVPVREVLGARTGLPVHVDGHARALVNAERLFGRARGSRSVLHLFAGHVVDAAFATHDEVHHGPRSQAGSIAHLPVPGGTEPCDCGRLGCLQAELSEGTLCRRARAAGVVDGVNPMHVVDAAAAGDPVAVRLLRERSRRVGRAVGLLLDVLNPERVVVTEIGVMHRADCLAALREEVGADRAATVSPVSFPDSVLAVAGGAVALDVLYRDPLAASPDAI; the protein is encoded by the coding sequence ATGCCCCGTACAGCGGCTCCCCTTCTGACGTCCCCCATCCCCCGTGTCGCCGACAGCGACCGGCGCCGCACCAGTGCGAGCGTCGTCCTGCGGTCCGTGCTGGAGCACGGGCCGGTCGCGCGCAGCACCATCGCCCGGCTGACGGGCCTGTCACCGGCGTCGGTCACCGACTACTGCGCCCGGTTCGCCGAGTTGGGGCTCATCCGGGAGTCCGCCGTGCCGCGGCGGTCCAAGGGTGTGGGGCGGCCGCATCTGCCGGTCGACCTGGACGACTCCCGGTTCGTGGTGGGCGGGGTGCACGTGGCGGTGCCGTACACGACGGTCGCGCTCCTGGATCTGCGTGGGCGGGTGCTGGCCCGCAGCGAGGTGAAGCACGGACGGGCCCAGCCCGCGCAGGTGCTGGCCCGGGCCGCCGACACGCTGGCGGCGCTGCTCGCCGGGGCACCGGGCAGCAGGGCGCTGGGGGTCGGGTTCGCCGCGGGCGGCTGGGTGGACCGGGACTCGGGCACCGTCGTGGAGCATCCGCTGCTGGGCTGGCGCGAGGTGCCGGTGCGGGAGGTGCTCGGGGCGCGCACCGGGCTGCCGGTCCATGTGGACGGCCACGCACGGGCGTTGGTGAACGCGGAGCGGCTGTTCGGGCGGGCGCGGGGCAGCCGCAGTGTGCTGCACCTGTTCGCGGGCCATGTCGTGGACGCGGCGTTCGCCACCCATGACGAGGTGCACCACGGCCCGCGCTCCCAGGCGGGGTCGATCGCCCATCTGCCGGTGCCGGGCGGCACGGAGCCCTGCGACTGCGGCCGGCTGGGCTGCCTCCAGGCCGAACTGAGCGAAGGGACGCTGTGCCGGCGGGCCCGTGCGGCGGGCGTCGTCGACGGGGTGAACCCGATGCACGTGGTCGATGCCGCGGCGGCCGGCGACCCGGTGGCCGTGCGGCTGCTGCGGGAGCGGTCGCGCCGGGTGGGTCGTGCCGTCGGGCTGCTGCTCGATGTGCTCAATCCCGAGCGGGTGGTCGTGACGGAGATCGGGGTCATGCACCGGGCGGACTGTCTGGCCGCGCTGCGGGAGGAGGTCGGAGCGGATCGCGCCGCGACCGTCTCGCCTGTCAGTTTCCCGGATTCCGTGCTGGCCGTTGCGGGTGGCGCGGTGGCGCTCGACGTCCTTTACCGGGATCCGCTGGCCGCGTCACCTGACGCTATTTAA
- a CDS encoding ABC transporter substrate-binding protein, with product MPSPPVSGPDRRLFLTSLLGVTAAAAGLSGCADSSAAADETASDAPLASKVPAGTGLKISSYQNAQQLQFKLAGFDDLPFKVSNWLNIGAGPDVINAFRAQSLDVANNAGIPPIQAHYQGFDAKIVAINITRKPNYLFATKPGSDIRRVSGFRGKRLAFSQGQAQGVVLLRALKKAGLAYDDVELVPLTSNQFLTALQSGQVDIAPLANTQAPAYLTQYKSARTIATDVVDLLSLLWAPVSVLNDRAKAAAVAAYVPYWAKSQVWTYEHPDEWNERFYVGTQNLTLAQAKAVTALANKPLFPPRWDEAIRWEQETADLLAEGGFVKKFDVSELFDHRFESLAAKAVPAEYRR from the coding sequence ATGCCCTCGCCCCCCGTTTCCGGTCCCGACCGGCGCCTGTTCCTGACCTCGCTGCTCGGCGTGACGGCCGCGGCGGCCGGACTGAGCGGCTGCGCGGACAGCAGCGCCGCGGCCGACGAGACGGCCTCCGACGCTCCACTGGCCTCCAAGGTCCCCGCGGGGACGGGCCTGAAGATCTCCTCGTACCAGAACGCGCAGCAACTCCAGTTCAAGCTGGCCGGATTCGACGATCTGCCGTTCAAGGTGTCCAACTGGCTGAACATCGGCGCGGGCCCCGATGTCATCAACGCCTTCCGCGCGCAGTCCCTGGACGTCGCCAACAACGCCGGGATTCCGCCGATCCAGGCTCACTACCAGGGCTTCGACGCGAAGATCGTCGCGATCAACATCACCCGCAAGCCCAACTACCTCTTCGCCACCAAGCCCGGCAGCGACATCCGCCGGGTCTCCGGCTTCCGGGGCAAGCGGCTGGCCTTCTCCCAGGGCCAGGCGCAGGGCGTCGTCCTGCTGCGGGCGCTGAAGAAGGCCGGGCTGGCGTACGACGACGTGGAGCTGGTGCCGCTGACCAGCAACCAGTTCCTCACCGCCCTGCAGTCCGGGCAGGTGGACATCGCCCCGCTCGCCAACACCCAGGCACCCGCGTATCTGACGCAGTACAAGTCCGCCCGCACCATCGCCACGGACGTGGTGGACCTGCTGAGCCTGCTGTGGGCGCCGGTGTCGGTGCTGAACGACCGGGCGAAGGCCGCCGCGGTCGCCGCGTACGTCCCGTACTGGGCGAAGAGCCAGGTGTGGACGTACGAGCACCCCGACGAGTGGAACGAGCGGTTCTACGTCGGCACGCAGAACCTGACCCTCGCCCAGGCGAAGGCGGTCACCGCGCTGGCCAACAAGCCGCTGTTCCCGCCCCGTTGGGACGAGGCGATCCGGTGGGAGCAGGAGACCGCCGATCTGCTCGCGGAGGGCGGCTTCGTGAAGAAGTTCGACGTCTCCGAACTCTTCGACCACCGCTTCGAGTCGCTCGCGGCGAAGGCCGTGCCCGCGGAGTACCGGAGGTGA